The sequence GCGAAGATCGCCGCCCAGTTCGCCCCGGACCGGCACCTGGACCGGATCCGTGGGCTGTACGCGGAGGCCGCCGAGGCGCTGCCGTCGCCGCGGCGGGCCGGCCGGGCCGCCGCCGGTGGGGGAGCGGCCCGGTGAAACCGGTGCGGGTGCTCTACCTCGCCGGCAGTGGTCGCAGTGGCAGCACGCTGGTGACCACTGTGCTGGGACAGTTGCCGGGCTTCTTCGCGGCGGGCGAGCTGCGGTACCTGTGGCGGCGCGGCATCCTGGAGAACCGGCAGTGCGGCTGTGGCTCCCCGGTGGCCGACTGCCCGCTCTGGACCCGGGTGCGCGCCGACCTGACCGATGCCGACCCGGCCGGGATCGCGGCTCGGTTGGCCCAGCGGCTGCGGCTGCGGGGGTTGCCCACACTGCTACGCCGCCAGCGCCGGGGGCAGCCTCCGGTCGTGGGGCACCCCGACGACACGCAGCTGGCCCGGCTCTACGCCTCGATCGCCGAACACGCCCTGGCCGGCCGGCCGGACGGTGTCATCGTCGACTCCTCCAAGCTGCCTCCGTACGGTGCCCTGCTCGGCAGCCTGCCCGGCATCGACCTGTACGTCCTGCACGTGGTGCGCGACCCGCGCGCCACCGCGTACTCCTGGCGTCGCCGGCGCCCCCTGGACGGGCCCGCCGACGACCAGCTGATGAGCCGGCCACCGGTGGGCAAGGCCGCGCTGCTCTGGCTGGTCTGGAACACCGCGGCGGTACGACTGTGGGGCGACCGCCGCCGTGCGCCCGGCCGCTACCTGCGGGTGCGGTACGAGGACTTCGTCGTCGACCCGCCCGGCACCACCGCCCGGATCGCCGGTTTCGTCGGCGCGACCCCCGACAAGCTGCCGTTCCCGACACCGACCACGGTACGGCTCACCCCCACCCACTCGGTGGCCGGCAACCCGTCGCGGCACCGCACCGGGCTGGTCGACGTGGTCGCCGACACCGAGTGGGTGACAGGGCTCCCCACCCGCGCGTACGCAGTGGTGACCGGCCTGACCGCCGTTGTCCTGACCCGGTTCGGCTACCCGTTGCGCCGCCCGGCGGCCACCTCTCCCGCCGCCCGCCTCGCCGCGGACCCGGCCGTCTCCCCGTCACCCGCCACCCGGCAGGAAGGCTGAACGATGCTCTCACTGGTGGTGGGCACCGGTCGCTGCGGTTCGACACTGGTCCAGGAGGTGCTCTCCCGGCATCCCGCGGTCGGCTTCGTCTCCGGCCTGGACGACAAACTGGCCCGGCTCAACCCCAAGGGCAGGTTCAACGGCGCGCTCTACCGGCGCTCGGCACCGCGCCCGGCGGGAATGACCTCGCTGCGGCACAGCCGACGGTTGGTGGAGCGGGGTCGACTCCGGGTGGCGCCGTCGGAGGCGTACCACCTGCTCGACCGGCAGGTGCTGGCCGGCTTCTCCCGACCGTGCCGGGACCTGGTGGCCGAGGACCTGACGCCGTTCGTGGCCCGGCGGCTGCGGGCCTTCTTCGACGAGCGGATCGCGCGGCAGGGCTGTCAGCAGTTGGTCCAGCACGTCACCGGGTGGCCGCGGACCGGCCTGCTGCACGCCGCGTACCCGGAGCTGCGGGTGGTCAACGTGGTGCGCGACGGCCGGGCGGTGGCCAACTCGTGGCTCCAGATGGGCTGGTGGGACGGGTGGCGCGGGCCGGACAACTGGATCTACGGCCCACTCCCGTCCGACCTGCGGGAGGAGTGGGTCGAATCCGGTCGTTCGTTCCAGGTGCTCGCCGCGCTGGGCTGGAAGATGCTGATGGACGC comes from Micromonospora vinacea and encodes:
- a CDS encoding sulfotransferase is translated as MKPVRVLYLAGSGRSGSTLVTTVLGQLPGFFAAGELRYLWRRGILENRQCGCGSPVADCPLWTRVRADLTDADPAGIAARLAQRLRLRGLPTLLRRQRRGQPPVVGHPDDTQLARLYASIAEHALAGRPDGVIVDSSKLPPYGALLGSLPGIDLYVLHVVRDPRATAYSWRRRRPLDGPADDQLMSRPPVGKAALLWLVWNTAAVRLWGDRRRAPGRYLRVRYEDFVVDPPGTTARIAGFVGATPDKLPFPTPTTVRLTPTHSVAGNPSRHRTGLVDVVADTEWVTGLPTRAYAVVTGLTAVVLTRFGYPLRRPAATSPAARLAADPAVSPSPATRQEG
- a CDS encoding sulfotransferase family protein, whose product is MLSLVVGTGRCGSTLVQEVLSRHPAVGFVSGLDDKLARLNPKGRFNGALYRRSAPRPAGMTSLRHSRRLVERGRLRVAPSEAYHLLDRQVLAGFSRPCRDLVAEDLTPFVARRLRAFFDERIARQGCQQLVQHVTGWPRTGLLHAAYPELRVVNVVRDGRAVANSWLQMGWWDGWRGPDNWIYGPLPSDLREEWVESGRSFQVLAALGWKMLMDAFAQARLRHPAGQWLDVRYEDLVEQPREQVGRMLDFLGLSWSATFEKGFSRYDFTMGRAEAYRDELSPAQLAAIERVLEKPLAEWGYPV